The proteins below come from a single Ochotona princeps isolate mOchPri1 chromosome 6, mOchPri1.hap1, whole genome shotgun sequence genomic window:
- the ZFHX2 gene encoding zinc finger homeobox protein 2 yields the protein MPSTPPSTMATRNSASPTGTAPSPPHNAQSPPPDPPSFEPATKDPPAAPSPSESMRPSELGGQLLESGYSLIPPKETGEPQEEPGNSHFPGVDQDQGQDQGREQEEGLPPLDLSNHLFFTAGGHAYLVAKLSLPGGSDPLLPKGFPWGEAGIEPEPSLPLLLAHPPPAPLTTLHIQHGFDPTQGFSSSDQILSHDTSAPSLDACEGREEAFWSYQLAPNPPGDPKDSPPGSCGHGGQDHGALFWLCLLCRLGFSRPQAFWSHTQSHGVTLTSAQHQGLLGNPAMLWEADKGCTALLSFLEPKPPTCAPLETPLDESGMVNAEANVAQVEAVSSEAGVQALVRPSEEVTARSPPSPAPIPATWDPSPTQAKESPETAAGEAGPEWFPEAQEVDGGSCPPLNQSSPTSKEGGPLPIPVGSPEDPGGDPPQPYRLADDYPPAPAAFQGLSLSSHMSLLHSRNSCKTLKCPKCNWHYKYQQTLDVHMREKHPESNSHCSYCSAGGAHPRLARGESYNCGYKPYRCDVCNYSTTTKGNLSIHMQSDKHLANLQGFQAGPGGGGGSGGGGGSSGQGSPPEASLPPSAGDKEPKTKSSWQCKVCSYETNISRNLRIHMTSEKHMQNVLLLHQGLPLGLPPGLVGPGPPAPPGAAPANPPELFQYFGPQALGQPQTPLPSPGMRPDKPLEAQLLLNGFHHLGASARRFPTPAPGSLSPDAHLPPSQLLNASSDGLPASPPPDESPSLKVFRCLVCQAFSTDSLELLLYHCSVGRSLPEAEWKEVAGDMHRCKLCCYGTQLKANFQLHLKTDKHAQKYQLAAHLREGGGTVGTPSPGPLGEVAPYGSISLLHLRCNICDFESNSKEKMQLHVRGSAHEENSHIYKFLLEMEGAEAGTELGLYRCLLCAWETPSRLAVLQHLRTPTHRDAQAQRRLQLLQNSPTAEEGLSALQSILSFSHGQLRTPGKVSGVPSAELPTPEKDAQNKTEQPAFEEAENKTGPSTRDGANQTTVYCCPYCSFLSPESEQVKAHTLSQHAVQPKYRCPLCQEQLVGRPALHFHLSHLHNVVPECVEKLLLVATTVEMTFATKVLPGPMLSPLEDGPELPPLGPEHTVSRDQMAEGPNLPPEASPDPPPEPTLAPAEAPDQPSGSPKQAPSPAPSPGPRPDTQVEEPAPLPTTAEEDEGSMGEPRSAEPVPADPRHPLTYRKTTNFALDKFLDPARPYKCTVCKESFTQKNILLVHYNSVSHLHKMKKAAIDPSAPARGDTGAPPTATAATDKPFKCTVCRVSYNQSSTLEIHMRSVLHQTRSRGAKADTKAEGPERSQEEPKEGEGEGEVGAEKKGPDPGGFVSGLPFLSPPPPPLDLHRFPAPLFTPPVLPPFPLVPDSLLKLQQQQLLLPFYLHDLKVGPKLALAGPAPMLSLPATGTATTATTATTTAAPPALPPTPKAESTEQEWERPPMAEEGPDAGPSSPTHPLPNEAARTAAKALLENFGFELVIQYNEGKQGMPLPPIPPPPEAPGGGDKLACGACGKLFSNMLILKTHEEHVHRRFLPFEALNRYAAQFRKSYDSLYPPPAEAPKPTAVATAATTNTAGPLEPPAPQLGPPFLVPEPEAGVPRSLEERSRAGGHWPPDEEESSRGPLLPLVPAGRRFSRTKFTEFQTQALQSFFETSAYPKDGEVERLATLLGLASRVVVVWFQNARQKARKNACEGGPVPAVPTGGGAGGPSGCRRCHATFSCVFDLVRHLKKCYDDQSPEEEEEEAERADEEEEAVEAAEEEVVEEEQGLELPAGPEAPCPEAPEGEERSQAEAGEATGKEPEGKAPSSPSLAHPCDQCTISFPSQDLLTSHRRLHFLPSVQPSAAPQLLDLPLLVFGERNALVAGTPPVPGPPLKRKHEDGSLSPTGSEAGGGGEGEPPRDKRLRTTILPEQLEILYRWYMQDSNPTRKMLDCISEEVGLKKRVVQVWFQNTRARERKGQFRSTPGGVSSPAVKPPIIPSPAPFPKFNLLLGKMDDATGREAPKREAPAFPYPTVTPASGSLPFPPLGKEASTPTPEPPLPLPPLPPPPPSEDEGPEEPPKPSPESEACSPSAGDLSDSSASSLAEPESPGPGGTSGGPGGGTGVQDGMGQRRYRTQMSSLQLKIMKACYEAYRTPTMQECEVLGEEIGLPKRVIQVWFQNARAKEKKAKLQGATVAGVAVSSEGPLAAQRTDCPYCDVKYDFYVSCRGHLFSRQHLAKLKEAVRAQLKSESKCYDLAPAPEAPPAPKAPPATTPASVPLGATPAVPRLAPVLLPGPTLAQPPLGSLAPFNSGPAASSGLLGLATSVLPAPTVVQTAGPGRLFPQTPGPDQTNTSTADTTDPVLGPPGEPSGDKVSGERKPAVAPANPTDALKNLKALKATVPALLGGQFLPFPLPPAGGAAPPTVFGPQLQGAYFQQLYGMKKGLFPMNPVIPQTLIGLLPNALLQPPPQALEPTASAPPKPPELPAPGEGEAGEADELLSGSPGISTVDVTHRYLCRQCKMAFDGEVPATAHQRSFCFFGRGGSSMPPPLRVPICTYHCLACEVLLSGREALASHLRSSAHRRKAAPTPGAPPTTVTNATTAAATAAVAFAKEEARLPHTDSSPKTTTTSTLLAL from the exons ATGCCCAGCACCCCTCCGTCCACCATGGCCACCCGTAACTCAGCCTCTCCCACTGGCACGGCTCCCTCCCCCCCGCACAATGCCCAGTCCCCACCTCCAGACCCCCCCTCCTTCGAGCCTGCCACCAAAGATCCCCCTGCTGCACCCTCCCCCTCTGAGAGCATGAGGCCCTCAGAGCTGGGTGGACAGCTCCTAGAGTCAGGCTATAGCCTCATCCCACCAAAGGAGACTGGGGAGCCCCAGGAAGAGCCTGGCAACAGTCACTTCCCAGGGGTGGACCAGGACCAGGGACAGGACCAGGGGCgggagcaggaggaagggctCCCTCCCTTGGACCTAAGCAACCACTTGTTCTTCACAGCGGGTGGACACGCCTACCTGGTTGCCAAGCTGTCCCTGCCTGGTGGCAGTGACCCCCTGTTACCAAAGGGCTTTCCTTGGGGTGAGGCAGGCATCGAAccagagcccagcctgcccctcctcctcgccCACCCACCCCCCGCCCCGCTCACCACCCTCCACATCCAACATGGCTTTGACCCCACCCAAGGCTTTAGCTCTTCTGACCAAATTCTGTCCCATGATACCTCAGCGCCATCTCTGGATGCctgtgaggggagggaggaagcctTCTGGAGCTACCAGCTGGCTCCAAACCCACCCGGAGATCCCAAAGACAGTCCCCCAGGGAGCTGCGGCCACGGTGGCCAAGACCACGGGGCACTCTTCTGGCTCTGTCTTCTGTGCCGCCTAGGGTTCAGCAGGCCCCAGGCCTTTTGGAGTCACACGCAGTCTCATGGGGTGACGCTAACCTCCGCCCAACACCAGGGCCTGCTGGGCAATCCAGCCATGCTCTGGGAGGCGGACAAGGGCTGCACAGCCCTCTTAAGCTTTCTGGAACCAAAACCTCCCACTTGCGCCCCTCTGGAGACCCCCCTAGATGAGAGTGGCATGGTCAATGCAGAGGCGAATGTAGCCCAGGTCGAAGCTGTCTCCTCTGAGGCAGGAGTCCAAGCCCTTGTCCGCCCCAGCGAAGAAGTCACGGCCCGCAGcccaccctccccagccccaatCCCAGCCACCTGGGACCCCAGCCCAACCCAAGCCAAAGAAtcgccagaaacagcagcaggcgAGGCAGGGCCAGAATGGTTTCCCGAGGCACAAGAAGTGGATGGAGGGTCCTGCCCCCCACTCAACCAAAGCTCACCCACCTCCAAGGAGGGGGGCCCTCTCCCCATCCCAGTGGGCTCCCCTGAAGATCCTGGTGGGGACCCACCTCAGCCCTACCGCCTGGCTGATGACTACCCGCCAGCCCCTGCGGCCTTCCAGGGCCTCAGTCTGTCCAGCCACATGTCCCTGCTACACTCACGCAACTCCTGCAAGACACTCAAGTGTCCCAAGTGCAACTGGCACTATAAGTACCAGCAGACCCTGGACGTGCACATGCGAGAGAAACACCCCGAAAGCaacagccactgcagctactgcAGCGCCGGGGGAGCTCATCCGCGCCTCGCCCGCGGGGAGAGCTACAACTGTGGCTACAAGCCCTACCGCTGCGATGTCTGCAATTACTCCACCACCACCAAGGGCAACCTCAGCATCCACATGCAATCTGACAAGCACCTAGCCAACCTGCAGGGCTTCCAGGCGGGGCCTGGTGGTGgcggtggcagtggtggtgggggtggcagcagtgggcaggggAGTCCCCCAGAGGCCTCCCTGCCACCCTCCGCTGGGGACAAAGAGCCCAAGACCAAATCATCCTGGCAGTGCAAGGTGTGCAGCTATGAGACCAACATCTCCCGCAACCTGCGCATCCACATGACCTCCGAGAAGCACATGCAGAACGTCCTGCTGCTGCACCAGGGCCTGCCCCTGGGCCTGCCTCCCGGGCTGGTGGGGCCAGGTCCACCTGCCCCACCAGGGGCTGCCCCTGCCAACCCACCTGAACTCTTCCAGTACTTTGGGCCCCAAGCTCTGGGGCAGCCTCAGACTCCCCTGCCTAGCCCTGGGATGAGGCCCGACAAGCCCCTGGAAGCCCAGCTGCTGCTCAATGGCTTTCACCACCTGGGAGCGTCTGCCCGCAGGTTCCCCACACCTG CCCCTGGCAGTCTCTCCCCTGATGCCCATCTGCCTCCGAGCCAGCTGCTGAATGCCTCGTCTGATGGCCTGCCTGCCTCACCACCCCCGGATGAGAGCCCGTCCCTAAAGGTATTCCGCTGTCTGGTGTGCCAGGCCTTCAGTACCGACAGCCTGGAGCTCCTGCTCTATCACTGCAGCGTTGGCCGCAGCCTCCCAGAAGCTGAGTGGAAGGAGGTGGCTGGCGACATGCACCGCTGCAAGCTGTGCTGCTACGGCACCCAGCTCAAGGCCAACTTCCAGCTGCACCTCAAGACGGACAAACACGCTCAGAAGTACCAGCTTGCAGCCCACCTGCGGGAGGGTGGGGGGACTGTGGGCACCCCATCCCCAGGACCCCTCGGAGAAGTGGCTCCTTAtggctccatctccctgctgcacCTGCGCTGCAACATCTGTGACTTTGAGTCCAACAGCAAGGAGAAGATGCAGCTACATGTCCGGGGCTCCGCCCATGAGGAAAACAGCCATATCTATAAG TTCCTGCTGGAGATGGAGGGAGCAGAGGCAGGGACCGAGCTGGGGCTGTACCGCTGTCTCCTGTGTGCTTGGGAGACACCCTCCCGCttggctgtgctgcaacacctTCGCACACCTACACACCGTGACGCCCAGGCTCAGAggcggctgcagctgctgcagaacAGCCCAACTGCTGAGGAAGGGCTGTCTGCCCTACAGAGCATCCTGAGCTTCAGCCACGGGCAGCTGCGGACTCCCG GGAAAGTTTCTGGCGTCCCTTCAGCTGAGCTACCCACCCCTGAGAAAGATGCCCAGAACAAAACGGAACAACCAG CTTTTGAAGAGGCAGAGAACAAGACTGGCCCTTCCACCAGAGATGGCGCCAATCAGACCACG GTATACTGCTGTCCGTACTGCAGCTTCCTGAGCCCAGAGTCTGAGCAGGTAAAAGCTCACACACTCTCCCAGCATGCAGTGCAACCCAAATACAGGTGTCCGCTGTGCCAGGAACAGCTGGTGGGCCGGCCCGCCCTGCACTTCCACCTGAGCCACCTGCACAATGTGGTACCTGAATGCGTGGAGAAGCTGCTACTGGTG GCCACGACTGTTGAGATGACTTTTGCAACCAAAGTGCTGCCTGGGCCCATGCTGAGCCCCCTGGAGGATGGCCCTGAACTTCCTCCCCTGGGACCGGAGCACACAGTCAGCAGAGACCAGATGGCAG AAGGCCCCAACCTGCCCCCAGAAGCCAGTCCAGACCCTCCTCCTGAACCTACCCTGGCTCCAGCTGAGGCCCCCGACCAGCCCTCAGGGAGCCCCAAGCAagctccttccccagccccatctccagGCCCCCGGCCTGACACGCAGGTGGAAGAaccagctcctcttcccaccaCGGCAGAGGAGGATGAGGGGAGCATGGGGGAGCCCCGCTCTGCCGAGCCAGTGCCAGCTGACCCCCGCCACCCTCTGACCTACCGGAAGACCACCAACTTTGCTCTGGATAAGTTTCTGGACCCTGCACGGCCCTATAAGTGCACTGTGTGTAAGGAGTCCTTCACGCAGAAGAACATCCTCTTGGTCCACTATAACTCCGTCTCCCATCTTCATAAGATGAAGAAGGCTGCCATCgacccctcagccccagcccggGGGGACACGGGTGCCCCGCCCACGGCCACTGCTGCCACTGACAAGCCCTTTAAGTGCACCGTGTGCAGAGTCTCCTACAACCAGAGCTCCACCCTAGAGATCCACATGCGGTCCGTTTTGCATCAGACCCGCTCTCGGGGTGCCAAGGCTGACACCAAGGCCGAGGGGCCAGAGCGCAGCCAAGAAGAGCCCAAGGAAGGCGAGGGTGAAGGGGAAGTGGGTGCCGAGAAGAAGGGCCCAGATCCTGGTGGCTTTGTGTCTGGGTTGCCCTTCCTgtccccaccaccccctcccctgGACCTGCACCGATTCCCAGCGCCCCTCTTcaccccaccagttctgcctccTTTCCCTCTGGTACCTGACTCACTGCttaagctgcagcagcagcagctgctcttgCCCTTCTACCTCCATGACCTCAAGGTAGGGCCCAAGCTGGCTCTGGCCGGGCCTGCACCCATGTTGTCCCTGCCAGCTACTGGCactgccaccactgccaccaccgccaccaccacagctgcccctcctgccctgcccccaacccccaaGGCTGAGTCCACAGAGCAGGAATGGGAGCGGCCCCCAATGGCTGAAGAGGGGCCCGACGCAGGGCCCTCCTCACCTACCCACCCATTGCCCAACGAAGCTGCCCGCACGGCAGCCAAAGCCCTTTTGGAGAACTTTGGCTTTGAGCTGGTGATCCAGTACAACGAAGGCAAGCAGGGTATGCCGCTGCCCCCAATACCCCCTCCACCGGAGGCCCCAGGCGGTGGAGACAAGCTGGCCTGCGGGGCCTGCGGGAAGCTCTTCTCCAACATGCTTATCCTCAAGACCCATGAGGAGCACGTCCACCGCCGCTTCCTGCCCTTTGAGGCCCTGAATCGATATGCTGCCCAGTTCCGCAAGAGCTACGACAGCCTCTACCCGCCCCCAGCGGAGGCTCCCAAGCCCACTgctgtggccacagctgccaccacCAACACTGCCGGGCCTCTGGAGCCACCTGCTCCACAATTGGGCCCACCCTTCCTGGTCCCAGAGCCGGAGGCAGGGGTGCCACGAAGTCTTGAAGAGAGGAGCCGGGCAGGAGGACACTGGCCCCCGGATGAGGAAGAAAGTTCCAGAGGTCCCCTCCTTCCCCTGGTGCCTGCAGGCCGCCGCTTCTCCAGAACCAAGTTCACAGAGTTCCAGACCCAAGCCCTGCAGTCTTTCTTTGAGACCAGTGCCTACCCCAAGGATGGAGAGGTGGAGCGCCTTGCCACTCTCTTGGGTCTGGCTAGCCGCGTGGTGGTGGTATGGTTCCAGAACGCCCGCCAGAAAGCACGGAAAAATGCCTGTGAGGGGGGACCTGTGCCAGCTGTGCCAACCGGAGGAGGTGCTGGGGGGCCCTCCGGCTGCAGGCGCTGCCATGCCACCTTCTCCTGCGTGTTTGACTTGGTGCGGCACCTCAAGAAGTGCTATGATGACCAGTCTccggaagaggaggaagaagaggcagagagggcagacgaggaggaggaggcggtggAGGCTGCAGAGGAGGAAGTGGTGGAGGAAGAGCAGGGCCTTGAGCTCCCAGCAGGGCCTGAAGCTCCATGTCCAGAAGCTCCAGAAGGGGAGGAGCgaagccaggcagaggcaggagaggCGACTGGCAAAGAGCCGGAAGGGAAAGCACCCTCGTCACCTTCCCTGGCCCACCCCTGTGACCAGTGCACCATCTCCTTCCCCAGCCAAGACCTCCTGACCAGTCACCGCAGACTGCATTTCCTGCCATCTGTGCAGCCCAGCGCTGCCCCCCAGCTGCTGGATTTGCCCTTACTGGTGTTTGGAGAGCGAAATGCCCTGGTGGCAGGTACCCCGCCAGTGCCCGGGCCACCTCTCAAACGCAAGCATGAGGATGGCAGTTTGTCCCCAACAGGCAGTGAAGcggggggtggtggagagggtgaGCCCCCCCGGGACAAACGCCTACGTACCACCATCCTGCCCGAACAGCTGGAGATCCTGTACCGCTGGTACATGCAGGACTCCAACCCCACGCGCAAGATGCTTGACTGCATCTCCGAAGAGGTGGGGCTGAAGAAGCGAGTGGTGCAGGTCTGGTTCCAGAACACCAGGGCCCGGGAGAGGAAAGGCCAGTTTAGAAGCACCCCTGGAGGAGTGTCCAGTCCAGCAGTCAAACCGCCCATCATACCCAGCCCAGCTCCTTTCCCCAAATTCAACCTTTTACTGGGCAAGATGGATGATGCAACTGGAAGAGAGGCCCCAAAAAGGGAAGCACCTGCTTTTCCCTACCCCACAGTCACGCCTGCCTCTGGGTCCCTGCCCTTCCCACCACTGGGGAAAGAGGCCAGCACCCCAACACCGGAGCCCCCTCTTCCTCTGCcacctctgcctccccctccacCCAGCGAAGACGAGGGCCCAGAGGAGCCACCAAAGCCTTCTCCTGAGAGCGAAGCTTGCAGTCCATCTGCAGGAGATTTGAGCGATTCATCTGCTTCCAGCCTGGCTGAACCAGAATCCCCTGGGCCCGGGGGGACCAGTGGGGGGCCAGGTGGCGGGACTGGGGTTCAGGACGGAATGGGGCAGCGGCGCTACAGGACCCAGATGAGCAGCCTGCAGCTGAAGATCATGAAGGCCTGCTATGAGGCCTATCGAACCCCCACCATGCAGGAGTGTGAGGTGCTGGGGGAGGAGATTGGGTTGCCCAAGAGGGTCATCCAGGTCTGGTTCCAGAATGCCCGTGCCAAGGAAAAGAAGGCCAAACTGCAGGGGGCGACCGTGGCAGGGGTTGCAGTCAGCAGCGAGGGCCCCCTGGCAGCCCAGCGCACCGACTGCCCCTACTGTGACGTCAAGTACGATTTCTACGTCTCCTGCCGAGGTCATCTCTTTTCCCGCCAGCACTTGGCCAAGCTCAAGGAGGCAGTCCGGGCCCAGCTCAAGAGCGAAAGCAAGTGCTACGACTTGGCCCCAGCACCCGAGGCACCTCCAGCTCCCAAGGCCCCACCTGCCACCACGCCCGCCTCCGTGCCCCTTGGGGCCACTCCAGCCGTGCCTCGCCTGGCCCCAGTCCTCTTGCCTGGCCCAACTTTGGCCCAGCCCCCACTGGGCAGCTTAGCTCCTTTCAATTCAG GCCCTGCAGCCTCCTCAGGCCTCCTAGGCCTTGCCACTTcagtcctgcctgctcccacAGTGGTCCAAACTGCTGGCCCAGGCCGTCTGTTTCCTCAGACACCTGGGCCTGACCAAACCAACACCTCCACAGCAGACACCACTGACCCTGTCCTGGGCCCACCCGGCGAGCCCTCTGGAGACAAGGTCTCTGGTGAACGAAAGCCAGCTGTGGCTCCTGCCAACCCCACCGACGCCCTCAAGAACCTCAAAGCATTGAAGGCCACTGTCCCAGCGCTTCTGGGAGGCCAATTCCTGCCCTTCCCGTTGCCCCCTGCAGGGGGTGCAGCTCCACCGACTGTCTTTGGCCCGCAGTTGCAGGGGGCCTACTTCCAGCAGCTGTATGGCATGAAGAAGGGGCTCTTTCCCATGAACCCCGTGATACCTCAGACCCTCATTGGGCTGCTCCCTAATGCCCTCCTGCAGCCACCTCCCCAGGCCCTGGAACCCACAGCCTCGGCACCTCCCAAGCCTCCTGAACTGCCCGCCCCCGGGGAGGGCGAGGCCGGTGAAGCTGATGAGCTACTGAGCGGCAGCCCCGGCATCTCCACGGTTGATGTGACTCACCGCTACCTGTGCCGCCAGTGCAAGATGGCATTTGATGGGGAGGTCCCCGCAACTGCCCACCAGCGGTCCTTCTGCTTCTTTGGGCGGGGCGGGAGCTCCATGCCCCCCCCACTGCGGGTGCCCATCTGTACCTACCACTGCCTGGCATGTGAGGTGCTGCTGAGTGGGCGGGAAGCCCTGGCCTCCCACCTGCGCTCCTCGGCCCACAGGCGCAAGGCGGCCCCGACGCCCGGGGCACCCCCCACCACTGTCACCAACGCCACCACCgctgctgccacagctgctgTGGCTTTTGCCAAAGAGGAAGCAAGATTACCTCACACGGACTCCAGCCCAAAAACTACTACTACCTCTACACTTCTAGCTTTATAA